Proteins co-encoded in one Deltaproteobacteria bacterium genomic window:
- a CDS encoding SDR family oxidoreductase yields MNAPTQRPHLCIIGATSAIAQATARLYAADGATFFLVGRQQSRLEAVAADLTARGAGSVTAYVCDVNRVDDHEALLDAAWRSLGPVDVVCIAHGLMAPQPACDQDVACTLETLQANAISTIALLVRLANRMIAQRHGTLAVITSVAGERGRRANYTYGASKGAVTLFLQGLRSRLYRHGVHVCTIKPGPVRTPLTDALRKNFLFVEPAAIGAGIYRAIRNRRDVVYLPWYWRGIMAVVRSLPEAVTKRIGL; encoded by the coding sequence ATGAACGCTCCAACGCAACGACCGCATCTTTGCATCATCGGGGCAACGTCCGCGATCGCCCAAGCGACGGCGCGACTCTATGCCGCCGACGGCGCGACGTTCTTTCTGGTGGGCCGACAGCAATCGCGCTTGGAGGCGGTCGCGGCCGACTTGACGGCGCGCGGTGCGGGATCCGTCACTGCGTATGTCTGCGACGTGAATCGGGTGGACGACCACGAGGCGTTGCTGGACGCAGCGTGGCGCAGCCTCGGCCCAGTCGACGTGGTGTGTATCGCCCACGGGCTGATGGCGCCGCAACCGGCCTGCGATCAGGATGTCGCATGCACGTTGGAAACCTTACAGGCCAACGCGATCAGCACCATCGCGTTGTTGGTCCGACTGGCCAATCGCATGATCGCCCAACGGCACGGCACGCTCGCCGTGATCACTTCGGTGGCGGGCGAGCGCGGCCGTCGTGCCAATTACACGTACGGGGCGTCCAAGGGAGCGGTCACCCTCTTTCTGCAGGGATTGCGCAGCCGACTCTATCGGCACGGCGTGCACGTTTGCACCATTAAACCGGGACCGGTCCGGACGCCGCTGACGGACGCGTTGCGGAAAAATTTCCTCTTTGTGGAGCCGGCGGCGATCGGAGCGGGGATCTATCGCGCCATTCGGAATCGTCGCGATGTGGTCTATCTCCCGTGGTATTGGCGCGGCATCATGGCCGTCGTGCGATCGTTGCCGGAGGCGGTGACCAAGCGGATCGGGTTATGA
- a CDS encoding glycosyltransferase family 39 protein, with product MQRSGWGWVAVGVVFGLGCLWRWHYLFHVHPPTAFLYSDMKGYVETALRWFDPAYVQSIADTLYPPGTAYFLGWLHAIDPSWRLAIVVQCVLSCLVPLLLADTARVLYGRRAAWLTLIVSSGYFPFLDHAGYFFSEGPLLVAVIATMWALVRALDARRRRTAWSGALVAGVFLGMAAAVKSVVLVPALAVAGVLGVAAWRVRARRAAWCGVLVTAGIGFVLVCIPLSRRCTRLNEGDFCLISNNGPMNVLLGHAGAIKGIRWTDPQRHFVHEFGCPVANQRGYTAMLEFPFGAYESQPNLAAAWHWIRRHPGDALLLSIEHVFDLFAGTLPWPTSHTPQRRWINLFQQLYWIFILLPALYYLARRLPSARAGNGPILADCLMIAPLLGLMAVVFATKGEPRYRIAYDGFMIVVAAHAYTRRRDDDLTPAAPTT from the coding sequence ATGCAACGGAGCGGATGGGGTTGGGTCGCGGTAGGGGTCGTGTTCGGGCTCGGCTGTCTCTGGCGCTGGCACTACCTGTTCCACGTCCACCCGCCGACCGCATTTCTCTACAGCGACATGAAAGGCTATGTCGAAACGGCGCTCCGCTGGTTCGATCCGGCCTATGTCCAGTCCATTGCCGACACCTTGTATCCGCCGGGGACCGCGTATTTTTTGGGATGGCTCCACGCCATCGATCCCAGTTGGCGACTCGCGATCGTTGTCCAGTGTGTTCTCTCGTGTCTCGTGCCGCTGCTGCTCGCGGACACCGCCCGCGTGCTGTATGGCCGTCGTGCGGCGTGGCTGACGTTGATCGTCAGCAGCGGCTATTTCCCGTTTCTCGATCACGCCGGTTACTTTTTTTCCGAGGGGCCGCTGTTGGTGGCCGTAATCGCCACGATGTGGGCGCTCGTCCGTGCGCTGGATGCGCGTCGTCGCCGGACGGCATGGAGTGGGGCGTTGGTGGCCGGCGTGTTCTTGGGTATGGCCGCGGCGGTGAAGAGCGTGGTGTTGGTCCCGGCGCTCGCGGTGGCCGGCGTGCTGGGCGTGGCCGCGTGGCGGGTGCGTGCGCGTCGCGCCGCGTGGTGCGGCGTCCTCGTGACTGCGGGGATCGGTTTCGTACTGGTGTGCATCCCGCTGAGCCGGCGCTGTACCCGGTTGAACGAGGGGGATTTCTGTCTGATCTCGAACAATGGTCCGATGAACGTGTTGCTCGGTCACGCGGGGGCGATCAAAGGGATCCGTTGGACCGACCCGCAGCGCCATTTCGTACACGAGTTCGGGTGTCCGGTCGCGAACCAACGGGGTTACACCGCGATGCTCGAGTTTCCGTTCGGCGCGTACGAGTCACAACCGAACCTCGCCGCGGCGTGGCACTGGATTCGCCGGCACCCCGGCGACGCATTGTTGCTCTCGATCGAGCACGTCTTCGATCTCTTCGCCGGGACGCTCCCGTGGCCCACGTCGCACACGCCGCAGCGTCGTTGGATCAATCTCTTTCAACAACTCTATTGGATCTTCATCTTGCTGCCGGCCCTGTACTATCTGGCGCGGCGGCTGCCGTCGGCGCGGGCCGGCAACGGCCCGATCCTCGCGGACTGTCTGATGATCGCGCCGTTGCTCGGTCTGATGGCGGTCGTGTTTGCGACCAAAGGCGAGCCGCGATACCGGATCGCGTATGACGGCTTCATGATCGTCGTGGCGGCGCATGCGTACACACGAAGGCGGGATGATGACTTGACCCCTGCGGCACCAACGACCTAA